Sequence from the Rhodohalobacter sp. 614A genome:
ACAACTTTGTGCAATTGATGGCTTTCAGCGTGTGAAAATCTGTGATCCATCACCGAATGAGTATCTGCAATCTGTTCGCCGTCAATCAGCACAAGTCCATCTACAGTAAAATCAACTTCTTCATCTTCCTGGATAACCCTCGGTTCATTTCTTGAAAGTTTTGCACCGAGAGTAATCGTATAAGAATGATATTCAGAATTCTTTTCAACGTAGGTAATGGGCCGGGCAACATGCACTGCTTCCCTGCTATCCCGCTGTATACGAACGTGATGGATGTGAGCGCCTTGTTTAACTTTTACTTCACTAACAGGAATCGTCATATATGTATTTTCAGAAAGGCCGATGTGATCTTCGATAATGGTCACATCAGATTCTTCTTCCGCCACAACCAGCATTCGCGGTGTTGCCACATATGGATTCTTTGCATCTGTGTAAATATTTAAAACCTGGATGGGCGCTTCTGCTTTTGCACCTTTTTCAAGGTGGATATAAGCTCCGTCTTCGAACATCACGCCATTGTACGGCACAAAGACATCCCCATCGTAATTCACCAGTTTATCAAGGTATTCCCGGACAACTTCTTCATCAGAATGATCCGAAAGATTTCCCACGGTAACACCTTTGCCCAATCCACCGATAGAGGAATATTTCTCATGAAATTTTCCATTTATAAATACCAACCGGCTTCGGTCAGATTCAGGGATAAAATATTTCTCAATATCAATGGCGGGTAGCGTGCCGGCTTCATTCATACGAACGAAATTGGTTCGGGTGATTGGCCGGAGATCGGTAAACCGCCACTCTTCAATTTTTTTGTGGGGAAACCCGGTTTCATTGAGCCTGGCCGAATTCTTTTCATGGAGTTCTTTCCATTTTGTCTGGCCATTTTCGGGGGCTACCTCCGCAAGCTGGTGTAAAATAGATGGTTCTACTTTTGATGGTAGTGCCATTACTTAACCTCTCCGTTTACAGTTGCATGAGCTTCCAGCCAGTCATATCCCTGTTCTTCAAGTGTGAGGGCGAGATCTTTGTCACCAGACTTAACGATCTTTCCGCCGATCATCACATGCACGTAATCAGGCACAATGTAATTCAGTAATCGCTGATAGTGTGTAATGAGTACAACGGCATCATCATCGCCGTGAAGTTTGTTAATTCCGTTTGAGACTACCTTCAAAGCATCGATATCAAGGCCGGAATCGGTTTCATCGAGCAGTGCAAGTGATGGTTCGAGAACCGCCATCTGGAATATCTCATTTCGTTTTTTCTCACCGCCGGAAAATCCTGTATTGACACTTCGCTCAAGGAAATCGGGTCTCATTTCAACGAGATCAAGTTTCTCGCGAATGTAATCGTCAAATTCGAGGGGATCCAATTCTTCTCGTCCCCGTGACGCAGCAATGGTATTGTAAGACTCCCGCAAGAGAGTTGTATTGGTTACACCCGGTACTTCCACTGGATATTGGAACGCAAGAAATACTCCTGCATGAGCTCGTTCATCTGGGTCGAGTTCGAGAATGCTTTCGCCGTTAAACAGAATATCGCCTTCCGTAACTTCGTACTCGGGGTGACCCGCAATTACTTTGGCAAGGGTACTTTTCCCGCTTCCATTCGGGCCCATTATGGCATGGATTTCTCCTTTTCCAATATTGAGGTTAACTCCTTTGAGGATTTCAGTTCCGTCTTCCTCAACTTCTGCATGAAGATTCTTTAGTTCTAACACGTTAAATTAATTATCTGGTTTTATTTTTATTTTATATCGTTTAACTCTCAATTTTTCTGAGAGTAAAAGTTTATCCAACACTTCCTTCAAGTTTGATGCCAAGCAGCTTATTGGCTTCAACGGCAAATTCCATCGGCAATTCTTTCAGTACCTCTTTACAGAATCCGTTTACGATCAGAGAGATGGCATCATCCTCGCTGATTCCACGTTGTTGCAGGTAAAAAATCTGATCTTCACCCACCCGTGAAGTTGTAGCTTCGTGCTCAACTTTTGCCGTCGGGTTTGAAGATTCAATGTACGGGAATGTGTGAGCGCCACACGTTTGTCCAATCAGCATAGAATCACACTGAGAATAATTCCGTGCATTCTGTGCTTTTTTACTGATCTTCACCTCGCCACGGTAACTATTATTGGACCGTCCGGCAGAAATACCTTTCGAAATAATGGTACTCTTCGTGTTTTTGCCAATGTGAATCATCTTGGTTCCGGTATCAGCCTGCTGTTTTTTACTGGTTACAGCAACGGAGAAAAATTCTCCGACTGAATTATCACCCTGTAAGATGACGCTCGGGTATTTAAGAGTTACGGCCGAACCGGTTTCGAGCTGAGTCCAGGAAATTTTTGAATTGTCTCCCCGGCATGCACCTCGCTTGGTAACAAAATTGTAGATACCTCCTCTTCCTTCTTCATCACCGGAATACCAGTTCTGAATGGTTGAGTATTTGATTTCAGCGTTGTCCAAAGCAACCAGTTCAACAACGGCTGCGTGAAGCTGATGTTCATCATACATCGGGGCCGTACAGCCTTCCAAATAGCTTACATGGCTGTTCTCTTCGGCGATGATGAGCGTGCGTTCAAACTGACCCGAATTCATATTGTTGATCCGGAAATAAGTGGACAATTCCATCGGGCAGATCGTATCCTTCGGCACAAAACAGAATGATCCATCTGAAAATACCGCTGAGTTCAACGCCGCATAAAAATTATCGCGGGCAGGTACCACAGAACCCATATATTTTTTCACCAGTTCAGGATATTCCTGGATTGCTTCAGAAATGGAGCAGAAAATCACTCCTGCTTCAGCCAGCTTTTCTTTAAAGGATGTAAAGATTGAGACACTATCAAAAACCGCATCCACAGCCACACCCGAAAGCATTTTTTGTTCTTCGAGCGGAATTCCGAGCTTCTCGTATGTTTCCCGGATATTCGGATCTACTTCATCAAGGCTGTTGAGTTTCGGTTTCTTTTTGGGAGCAGAATAGTATTGAAGCTTGTCGAATTTGGGTTTCTCATAGGTGGCGTTGAACCAGTCCGGTTCTTCCATTTCTTTCCAGCCACGATACGCCTTCAACCGAAATTCGGTCATCCACTCAGGCTCATTTTTCTTTTCAGAAATTAAACGAATAATATCTTCATTCAGGCCAGTGGGGAAATCTTCATATTCAACTTCTGTGGTGAATCCATATTTGTACTCTTCGCCAATCATGGATTCGAGAGCTTTTGTCTCACTCATAAAATCTTATATCTCAAATTTTAAACTTCTCATTCTAAGGTAGAACACCTGAAAACCGATTGCAGTTCACAGGTTTGCTAAAAACGCCTTGTTATACTTATCTGGAATCAGTCAATATAAGCAAAATCGTTTCTGCAATAAAGCTTTATCGATCAATCTTAATTTAAAGAGTACCCTGCCTTAAATGCCAATTGAAAGACGTTATAGACATGATAGAGTTCCTATGATAAGAGGAGTTTTTTCTCTGATTTGAGATCGCCAATTTAAGTTGTGCTTAACACCACTCCAACGGAAGCAGCATTGATGATATCCTCAACCGAACAACCTCTTGAGAGATCAAGGTATGGCTTTTCGAGTCCCTGAAGAATGGGCCCCGTTGCTACAGCCCCGGCTAAACGTTCGGTGATTTTGTAGGCAATATTTCCCGCATCAAGATTAGGAAAAATAAAAACGTTTGCATTTCCTTCCAATGGAGAATCAGGAGCTTTCCGGTTGGCCACTTTGGGTACAAATGCAGCATCGAACTGGAGTTCCCCGTCCATTTTCCAGCTACTGTTCTGCTTGCGGGCAGTTTTATAAGCTTCTTTCACAATATCAACCCGTTCATGGCTGGCACTGCCTTTGG
This genomic interval carries:
- the sufB gene encoding Fe-S cluster assembly protein SufB is translated as MSETKALESMIGEEYKYGFTTEVEYEDFPTGLNEDIIRLISEKKNEPEWMTEFRLKAYRGWKEMEEPDWFNATYEKPKFDKLQYYSAPKKKPKLNSLDEVDPNIRETYEKLGIPLEEQKMLSGVAVDAVFDSVSIFTSFKEKLAEAGVIFCSISEAIQEYPELVKKYMGSVVPARDNFYAALNSAVFSDGSFCFVPKDTICPMELSTYFRINNMNSGQFERTLIIAEENSHVSYLEGCTAPMYDEHQLHAAVVELVALDNAEIKYSTIQNWYSGDEEGRGGIYNFVTKRGACRGDNSKISWTQLETGSAVTLKYPSVILQGDNSVGEFFSVAVTSKKQQADTGTKMIHIGKNTKSTIISKGISAGRSNNSYRGEVKISKKAQNARNYSQCDSMLIGQTCGAHTFPYIESSNPTAKVEHEATTSRVGEDQIFYLQQRGISEDDAISLIVNGFCKEVLKELPMEFAVEANKLLGIKLEGSVG
- the sufD gene encoding Fe-S cluster assembly protein SufD, which encodes MALPSKVEPSILHQLAEVAPENGQTKWKELHEKNSARLNETGFPHKKIEEWRFTDLRPITRTNFVRMNEAGTLPAIDIEKYFIPESDRSRLVFINGKFHEKYSSIGGLGKGVTVGNLSDHSDEEVVREYLDKLVNYDGDVFVPYNGVMFEDGAYIHLEKGAKAEAPIQVLNIYTDAKNPYVATPRMLVVAEEESDVTIIEDHIGLSENTYMTIPVSEVKVKQGAHIHHVRIQRDSREAVHVARPITYVEKNSEYHSYTITLGAKLSRNEPRVIQEDEEVDFTVDGLVLIDGEQIADTHSVMDHRFSHAESHQLHKVVVNGKAHSIFNGKIFVRRDAQKIDSFQENRNLLLSLDGLVNAKPQLEIFADDVLCSHGATVGQLDPEEVFYLQSRGMTEEKAKEVLTYAFALETIENVKVDSVHKLLIDEVYRYTKANSEEKEQVTS
- the sufC gene encoding Fe-S cluster assembly ATPase SufC; this encodes MLELKNLHAEVEEDGTEILKGVNLNIGKGEIHAIMGPNGSGKSTLAKVIAGHPEYEVTEGDILFNGESILELDPDERAHAGVFLAFQYPVEVPGVTNTTLLRESYNTIAASRGREELDPLEFDDYIREKLDLVEMRPDFLERSVNTGFSGGEKKRNEIFQMAVLEPSLALLDETDSGLDIDALKVVSNGINKLHGDDDAVVLITHYQRLLNYIVPDYVHVMIGGKIVKSGDKDLALTLEEQGYDWLEAHATVNGEVK